From the Tenacibaculum dicentrarchi genome, the window TAGTAATTGTTGATTTATATCCTTTTGAAAAAACAGTAGCTTCAGGAGCTCCTGAACAAGATATTATTGAAAAAGTAGATATCGGTGGAATTTCATTAATCCGTGCTGCTGCAAAAAACTTTAAAGACACTATTATTGTTTCTTCAATGGAACAATACGGCGATTTTTTAAACACAATTACTGCAAGTAACGGAACAACTACAATTAGTGATAGAAAAAAATTAGCTGCTAAAGCTTTTAATGTTTCTTCTCATTACGATACTGCTATTTTTAACTACTTTAATGAAGATGAAGTTGTTTACAAAGCAAGTGAAACTACTTCTAAAACTTTAAGATATGGTGAAAATCCACATCAAAAAGGATATTTCTTTGGTGATTTAGACGCAATGTTTGATAAATTACACGGAAAAGAATTAAGCTACAACAATTTACTTGATGTTGATGCTGCCGTAAATTTAATGAACGAATTTAAAGGTGAAGCGCCTACTTTTGCCATTTTAAAGCATAATAATGCTTGTGGTTTTGCACAAAGAGAAAACATATATAATGCCTATGTAGATGCTTTAGCTGGTGACCCTACTTCTGCTTTTGGTGGAATTTTAATTGCTAATACAACAATAGATAAAGCTACTGCTGAAGAAATTCATAAATTATTTTGTGAAGTAGTAATTGCTCCTTCTTTTGATGATGATGCTTTAGATATTTTAAAAGGAAAAAAGAATAGAGTACTTTTAATTCAGAAAGAAGTTGCTTTACCTACACAAACTGTTAGAACAGCATTAAACGGTGTTTTAATACAAGATAAAGACAATATTACTGATAAGTTAGAACACTTAACATATCCTACCGATACAAGACCTACTACTGCTCAATTAGATGATTTATTATTTGCATCTAAATTGTGTAAAAACACCAAGTCTAATACTATTATTTTAGTAAAAAACAAGCAATTATTAGCTGGTGGAACTGGTCAAACAAGTAGAGTTGATGCCTTAACACAAGCTATTACAAAAGCAAAAACTTTTAATTTTGATTTAAATGGTGCTGTAATGGCAAGTGATGCTTTTTTCCCTTTCCCTGATTGTGTAGAAATAGCAAAAAATGCAGGAATAGAAAGTGTAATTCAGCCAGGAGGTTCTATTAAAGATCAATTAAGTATTGATTATTGTAATGAGAATAATGTTTCTATGGTTTTTACAGGAACAAGACATTTTAAACATTAATTTATATTCAATGTAAATTACCCGCAGATTTTCATTAAATTTGTAAGATTACATTAAAAATAAGTAAAAACAACGGAATTTATATGGGATTCTTCGATTTTATGACAGAAGATATTGCAGTCGATTTAGGTACTGCAAACACACTTATAATTCACAATGGAAAGGTTGTTATTGACAACCCTTCCATTGTTGCACGTAACCGATTGACTGGTAAAATTATTGCTACTGGTCATGAAGCTAGCAGAATGCAGGGGAAAACTCATGAAAATATCAAAACAATTCGTCCGTTAAAAGATGGCGTAATTGCAGATTTTCAGGCATCCGAAGAAATGATTAAAGAATTTGTAAAGCAAATTCCGGCAATCAAAAAGAAACTCTTTCCACCTTCATTACGAATGGTTATTTGTATTCCTTCAGGAATTACAGAGGTTGAAAAACGTGCTGTTATTGATTCGGGTCGCCATATGAATGCCAAGGAAATTTATTTGATTTTTGAACCAATGGCAGCAGCTATTGGTGTTGGTATTGATATTATGGAGCCTAAAGGAAACATGATTATTGATATTGGTGGAGGTACTACCGAAATTGCAGTAATCGCTCTTGCGGGTATTGTTTGCGACCAATCTGTAAAAGTTGCTGGTGATTTATTTACTAGTGATATTATGTATTATATGCGTACACAGCACAATTTATATGTAGGAGAAACGACTGCTGAAAGAATAAAAATACAAATAGGTTCTGCTACTGAAGATTTAGAAAGTCCGCCTGATGATATGATGGTACAAGGACGTGATTTATTAAGTGGAAAACCAAAACAAGTACAGGTTTCTTATAGAGAAATTGCCAAAGCTTTAGACAAATCAATATTACGTATTGAAGATGCGGTAATGGAAACCTTATCAAAAACACCACCTGAATTAGCTGCTGATATTTACAATAGCGGTATTTATTTAGCTGGTGGAGGTTCTATGCTTCGTGGCTTAGACAAGCGTTTGTCTCGTAAAACAGATTTACCTGTTTATGTTGCCGAAGACCCGTTACGTGCAGTGGTACGTGGAACAGGAATTGCCTTAAAAAACCTTGAAAAATACAAAACTGTATTAATCAAATAAATTTTGAATGATTATTTATGCAACAGCTTCTTTATTTTCTTCAGAGGTATAAAAACTTCTTGTTTTTTCTCTTTCTCGAAATTATTGCTGTTGCATTAATTATCAATAATAATTCTTTTCATAAGAGTAAATTTATCAGCTCTACAAATTTTATTACAGGTGGGTTTTATGAAAAATCAGCGAGTTTTTCTGAATATCTATATTTAAAAAGCCGTAATAAAGAGCTTTCTCTCGAAAATACTATTCTTAAAAACAAGCTAGAAGCGCTTTCTACTATTGTTGATTCCATCAATATAGATACGTTAAATTCAACGCAACAGTTTTTATATATAAATGGAAAAATAAACAACAATCCTTACAATAATATTGATAACTTTATAACCATAAACCGTGGTAGTAATCACGGTATTACCAAAGAAATGGCGGTTATAAATAGTAAAGGAATTATAGGTATTACCGACAATGTTGGTAGTAAATACTCAAGAGTTCAATCTATTTTAAACTCTAAAAGTAAAATTAACGCAGGGTTTAAAAACAATAATTATTACGGAACTTTAAAATGGAACGGTAAAGATTATAACACCGTGCAACTAACTGATGTTCCTCGACAAACTGTTCTAAATATTGGTGATACCATTGTTACAGGCGGAAAATCTACTATTTTCCCCAAAGGAATTTTAATAGGAAGTGTTAGTAAAATTCCTGAAAATTTATCGGCAGCAAACACTATTGATATTAAATTATTTAATGATATGGCTAATTTAGGGCATATTTACATTGTTACAAACCTTGATAAAGAGGCAATTAAAAGTATCGAAAACAACAATGAATAAAACCATTTACATCCTATTTTTATTTGTTTTTTTATTATTACTGCAAGTTTTAGTATTAAATAACGTGTTGTTTTTAGGCTATATAAACCCTTATTTATACATCTGTTTTGTTTTTTTCTATCCTTTAAAATCAGATCGATTTTCTTTTTTAACCTTGGCTTTTTTATTGGGTTTAGGTGTAGATACTTTTTCCAATTCAGGAGGAATACACGCGTTTTCAATTTTATTTATCGCTTATATTAGGTTGTTTTTTATCAAAAAAATATTTAAAAAAAATGAACCTGATTATTTATTATTCAGCCTAAAATTAGAAACTTTTGATAAGGTATTTAATTACACATTAATTTTAACACTTGTACATCACTTTATCTTATTTAGTTTGATTAATTTTAGTTTTTACAATATCACTAAAGTACTTTTAAACACCTTATATTCTAGTATTTTCACATTAACATTGTATTTTTTAGGTAGTTTTATCTTTAGAAAAAAATTAAAATAAAAAATACCAATCCTCCCCTATTACTCTGTTTATTGAGCAACACATAAAGCATCAGAAATGAAACGAAGTTTTTTACTCCTATTTTTAATAACACTAGTTGGAGTCATTTATATAGCAAAGCTATTTCAATTGCAAATTATTGAGGGTGCAAATATTAACCCCATACAAAGTTCTGCCGTAAAAATTGAATATGATTACCCTGAGCGTGGTTATATGTATGACCGTAACGGAAAATTATTAGTCGCAAATCAGCTATCATACGATGTAATGGTAGTTCCTAAAAATGTAACTCCTTTAGATACCTTAGAATTTTGTAATCTGTTAAAAATTGATACAAAAAGCTTTAAGAAACGCTTTAAAAAGGCTGAAAATTTTGCTCGTTGGCTACCTTCGGTTTTCTTAAAACAATTAGCTAAAGAAGATTTTGCTTATCTACAAGAAAAACTACCAAAATACAAAGGGTTTTATATCCAAAAGCGTATTATTAGAGATTACCCTGTTAAATCTGCTGCAAATATTTTAGGCTTTATTGCCGAAGTAAACGAAGAAAAAGCAAGAACAAATAACTACTATGAGCAAGGAGAGCTGATAGGAAAAATGGGGGTTGAAAAACAATACGAAAGAGTTCTTAGAGGTGTTAAAGGTAAAAAACGCTTTAAAAGAAACAACTTAAACAAAATTACAGGATCTTACAAAAACGGACTGTACGATACACTTGCCGTAACAGGTAAAGATTTAACCCTAACCATTGATAGCGAACTTCAAGCATACGGAGAACTTTTAATGACAGGAAAAAGAGGTGGTATTGTAGCCATTGAACCAAAAACTGGCGAAATTTTAGCACTTATAACCGCTCCTTCCTATGACCCTAACCTATTAGTTGGAAGAAAACGCTCTCCAAATTCTGTAAAATTATTTAATGACACTATTAATATGCCTACTTTCGATAGAGGGCTTCAAGCAATGTATCCTCCAGGATCACCCTTTAAAATACTCAACGGATTAATCGGTTTACAAGAAGAAGTTATTGATAAAGATTTTGGCGTTTATTGCCACCACGGATATAGCTACGGATCAGGAAGAAGACAGTTTATGGGCTGTCATTGTGGTATTACAGGCAGACCTATTCGTTTAAAAACAGCTATTGCAAAATCATGTAATAGTTATTTTGCTACTGTTTATAAAAAAATTATCGATAAATCGGGCAACCCAAAAACAGGAATGGATACCTGGAGTAAACACGTAGAAAGTTTTGGTTTAGGTAATTTTTTAGGATATGACCTACCTGTTGGAAGAAAAGGAACTGTTCCTGATGCCGCATTTTATAACAAATGGTATAAAAACAGGTGGAGCGCTACTTATACAATTTCAAATGCCATTGGTCAGGGAGAAATATTAACTACACCTATGCAGTTAGCTAATATGACAGCAGCAATAGCCAATAAAGGTTATTTTCATACACCTCATATTGTTAAAAAAATTGATAATGAAACCATTAAAGATACTCTTTATACTGCCAAAAGACATACCACTATAGCCCCAAAACACTTTCCAATTGCTATTCAAGCAATGCACGAAGTATTTACCAACGGAACCGCAAGAGGTAGTCAGGTAAAAGGCATTGAAATTTGTGGAAAAACAGGAACTTCCGAAAATAAAACAAAAATGGTCGATGGTAAAAAAGTACAAGCAAAAGACCATTCTATATTTATTGCGTTTGCCCCAAAAGATAATCCTAAAATTGCCATTGCTATTTTTGTTGAAAACGGAGGATACGGTTCAACAATAGCAGCACCAATAACAAGTTTATTGATTGAAAAATACCTTACAGGAAAAATTTCAAGAAAATATGTAGAAGACCGTATGATACATATGAGCCTTCAAAAAGAATATGAAAAATTAATTAAAAAAAACGATACCCTTGCGTCAGGAACGAAATAATATTTTTGAAAACATAGATTGGCTACTCATTTTACTATATCTATTACTTGTTGGCTTTGGATGGATGAATATTTACGCCTCATCATCAACAGATACTACCCGACAATTTTTTGATTTTTCAACCAAATATGGAAAACAATTTATTTTTATAGGACTCAGTATTCCACTAATAGTTTTGGTTCTCTTTTTAAATTCAAAATTTTATGAACGATTTGCAAGTGTTCTATACGTGCTTTCGTTAGTGCTATTAGCAGGAGTTTTTATCTTCGGAAAAAAAATTAATGGTGCAACTTCTTGGTATAATTTTGGTGGAATCGGTCTACAACCTTCCGAATTTTCAAAAGCATTTACAGCATTAGCACTCGCTAAATTAATTAGCGATAGAAAATATAATTTTAAACTACTTAAAAATCAATTAAAAGCTTTTGCAATTATTTTTTTACCCGCTCTGCTTATTGCCTTACAACCTGATATGGGCTCTGTTTTAATTTACTTCTCTTTCTTTTTTGTTTTAAACAGAGAAGGTTTAACATTAAATTATATTGTTTTTGGAACTATTTCAATTATTTTATTTATTCTAACAATCTATTTCGGAGCAAATTGGATTCTTTTCAGCTGTTTATTACTTATTAGCTCAGGACTTGCTCGTGGATTTTATAAAGACAAACGCTTTTTAAGATTCAATGCGCTTAAAATTATATCATTATACTTATTTACAACTTTATTTATTTACGGTATCGGTTATACCTATGAAAATGTATTAGAACCGCATCAAAAAGACCGATTTGATATTTTATTAGGAAAAACCACCGACCTTAAAAACAAAGGATATAACACCTATCAATCAAAATTAACCATTAGTTCGGGTGGTTTAGTTGGTAAAGGTTTTTTACAAGGCGACAGAACTCAAGGGAAATTTGTACCCGAACAAGAAACCGATTATATTTATAGTACTGTAGGCGAAGAATGGGGCTTTTTAGGAAGTTCGGCAGTAATTATAATATTTATGTTATTACTTTATCGAATTATTTATTTAGCCGAAAATCAAACAAATAAATTTGGACGTGTATACGGATACGGCATTGCCTCTATTCTATTTTTTCATATTGTTGTAAATATCGGAATGGTTATCGGTTTGTTACCTACTATTGGTATTCCGCTGCCCTTTTTTAGCTACGGAGGCTCATCATTATGGGGTTTTACCGTATTATTATTTATTTTTATCCGCTTAGATGCGCACAAGAAATATGATTTTTAAAATAAATGTTTTTATTCATAAAACAAAAAAACCTCCATCAAGTAAATGATGGAGGTTTTGTGGGGAGAGCAGGATTCGAACCTGCGAAGTCGTAAGACAACGGAGTTACAGTCCGTCCCAGTTGGCCGCTTTGGTATCTCCCCAAAGCTAGAAAAAAATAAAAGCTTCCCTTATAAAAACAAGGGAAGCTTTAGTGACCGGGCTGGGGCTCGAACCCAGGACCCTCTCCTTAAAAGGGAGATGCTCTACCAACTGAGCTACCAGGTCAATTATTATTTTCTCCTTAGCGGTTGCAAATATAGAACCTATTTTCGGTTTTACAAAATTTTTTAAATAAAAAAATCAATAAATTTAGCATAAAAACCTGAATAAGCTCATTATCTGGATGTTAATTATCTATTATTATTTAAGTTTCCTCTAAAAAAAATTAATTACTCAAGTAAAGAAGTAATATCATCTTGAAGATTGATTCCTTTATTTTTATTATACCAAACCTGCAAAGACTCTTTAAATTCAGCATCTAAAGCACCATGTTCAGCTTTATAATCTGCGACCATTTTAGTAGCAATACTAGGTCTTGGACCCCAAGTTCCTATTACCTCATTTTTTTTATCTAAAGCAATTAATTTAGGAATAGCCTTACCACCATTTGTTAAAAAAGCATTCATTAATACTTCGTTGTCATCTCTTAAAACAACTTTTAACTGAATATTACTATTTTCTTCAACTATTTTATTAATAACAGGTAAGTTTTGAGCAGCATCACCACACCATCCTTCTGTTAAAACCAACCAAGTTTGTGGTTCTTTTACATCCTTTAATTTAGCGATTGTTTTTTCTGATATTTTTATAGTTTTGTCTAATCGTTTCATTCGTTTATCGTTTAATAAACTAAAATTTAATAAATCGTCTGACTGGTTATTTCCTGTTGATTTTTTAGCAACTAACAACTCTTTTACAAATGTTCTATACTCTGTATATGAAATAGATTTTTCTAAACTGTTTTCTATAATTTTTTTCATTTTTATAAATAAATATGTGTAAGACAAAGATATTTCATAATGACTCTATTTAAAGTAACTAAAGTTACAATACTTTATTTTTTTATTAAAAAAGAATAATCCGTATAACCTCTTGCAGTACCTCCTCCAAATAAAGTATGATTGTCGCTAATTTGATTCATTTTTGTATTTAGTTTTACACGTTTTGGATAATCAGGGTTGGTTAAGAACTTACGTCCAAAACCAACTAAATCTACTAAATTACTACCTAATAACTCATCGGCTTCCTTTGGTGTTTTATTCCCTGTTGCTATTATTGTTCTACTAAATACTTTTCTTAGTTGAATCCTAAAATCAGTTGGAATTTCAGGGGCATCATCCCAATCAGCTTCACACAAATGGATATAAGTAACGCCTAGTTTTTCTAACTTTTTAGAAGCTAGCATAATTGTATCTAAAATTTCAGGATCATTCATATCTTTAAAACTGATAAATGGTGACAAACGAACCCCTGTTTTTTTAGTTCCGATTTCATTAACTACTGCTTGAGTAATTTCAGTTAATATTCGAATTCTATTTTCCTTGGTTCCTCCATACTCATCTTTTCTTATATTTGAGTTGCTTCTTAAAAATTGGTCTATTAAGTAACCATTTGCACCGTGAATTTCTACACCATCAAAGCCTGCTTCAATTGCATTTTTTGCAGCGATTCTAAACTCTTCAATAACTTGATTAATGTCGTTTTTTGTCATTTCTTTTGGCTCTTCTACAGGTACAAAAGTTGCATCTCCATTTGGTACCCCATCAAAAATATATACAGATGTTTCTTTTGCTATTTTTGCTGATGGTGCTAAGGGTTGTAAACCGTTTACTTGTGAACTTGAAACACGACCAACGTGCCATAGTTGTAAGAATATTTTACTTCCTTTTTTATGAACTTCATCAGTTACTAGCTTCCAGCCTTCAATTTGTTCTTGCGTATAAATGCCAGGTGTTTTAGCATATCCTTTTCCTTGTAAAGAAATTTGGGTTGCTTCTGTTATAATAATTCCTGCAGATGCTCTTTGTCCATAATATTCTGCCATTAAAGCATTAGGAACGTCATTTGGTTGTGTGGCTCTTGAGCGTGTCATAGGTGCCATTAGAAAACGGTTTTCTAATGAAATTCCGTTCATATTATAGGGTGTAAATAGTGTGTTTTTCATAATTGTATTATTTTATTTGTTTAAATAGATTGTTAATTTCTCGCGACTAAATAGGGTTGTAAAGCCTGCAAATATTCCAATTAATAATGGAATGAATAATTCGGGTATTATGCTCTTTAATGAAACTCCTGAAGCAAAAAACAGTACTGTTCCCAAAAATGTTGCAGGTACAAATTCCCCCCAATCTTCAATGATTTCTAAGAAAATTAAAATAGTTGCTATCCAAAAAACAATAAATGCGGTAACATATAATTCAGAATTTTCAGGTGCTATAGTATTTAAATGGGTAATAGCATAAGTACCTATTAATGCAATAAAAATTCCTATAAAAAATGCCAATAGCATTTTAAATGATTTTTTCATATTGCAAGCATGTAAAAAATAGTTTGCCCATCCGAAAAAAACTACCCAAGCTTTTACTGCCAACCATCCTGAAACTAGTATTACAAAGGCAGCAATAAGGCCAACTAAAAGGGAATGTATAAGTGCGTTTTTATATTTCATTTTATTTAAATTCTACTGTTGTAAATATCAATGTGGTATTTCCAATATTTTCTAAATTATGAATGAAGAAATTTTCTTCATCCAAATCATTAAAATATTTGATATCATTTTTTTCGTATTTGGTTTCGATTACTGTTCCATCAGTATAAAATGAACGTGATTTTCCCTCACTTTTAATAGTATAGAAATACGATTTATTGTGCTTATGAAACGGTAATGATTGACCTATTGGTAAATGAATACTCCAAACTTTAAATTCGCCTGTTTCTAGTAATAAGTGCTCACCTACAACTGTATTATTACTACCATTTTGCATAGCATTTTTTAATGCTACTGTCCAAGGGAAACTCCAATCTCCTTTTTTATTGATTGTTTTAATTTTCATTAT encodes:
- the mreD gene encoding rod shape-determining protein MreD, whose amino-acid sequence is MNKTIYILFLFVFLLLLQVLVLNNVLFLGYINPYLYICFVFFYPLKSDRFSFLTLAFLLGLGVDTFSNSGGIHAFSILFIAYIRLFFIKKIFKKNEPDYLLFSLKLETFDKVFNYTLILTLVHHFILFSLINFSFYNITKVLLNTLYSSIFTLTLYFLGSFIFRKKLK
- a CDS encoding DUF1097 domain-containing protein produces the protein MKYKNALIHSLLVGLIAAFVILVSGWLAVKAWVVFFGWANYFLHACNMKKSFKMLLAFFIGIFIALIGTYAITHLNTIAPENSELYVTAFIVFWIATILIFLEIIEDWGEFVPATFLGTVLFFASGVSLKSIIPELFIPLLIGIFAGFTTLFSREKLTIYLNK
- a CDS encoding rod shape-determining protein — encoded protein: MGFFDFMTEDIAVDLGTANTLIIHNGKVVIDNPSIVARNRLTGKIIATGHEASRMQGKTHENIKTIRPLKDGVIADFQASEEMIKEFVKQIPAIKKKLFPPSLRMVICIPSGITEVEKRAVIDSGRHMNAKEIYLIFEPMAAAIGVGIDIMEPKGNMIIDIGGGTTEIAVIALAGIVCDQSVKVAGDLFTSDIMYYMRTQHNLYVGETTAERIKIQIGSATEDLESPPDDMMVQGRDLLSGKPKQVQVSYREIAKALDKSILRIEDAVMETLSKTPPELAADIYNSGIYLAGGGSMLRGLDKRLSRKTDLPVYVAEDPLRAVVRGTGIALKNLEKYKTVLIK
- the mreC gene encoding rod shape-determining protein MreC translates to MQQLLYFLQRYKNFLFFLFLEIIAVALIINNNSFHKSKFISSTNFITGGFYEKSASFSEYLYLKSRNKELSLENTILKNKLEALSTIVDSINIDTLNSTQQFLYINGKINNNPYNNIDNFITINRGSNHGITKEMAVINSKGIIGITDNVGSKYSRVQSILNSKSKINAGFKNNNYYGTLKWNGKDYNTVQLTDVPRQTVLNIGDTIVTGGKSTIFPKGILIGSVSKIPENLSAANTIDIKLFNDMANLGHIYIVTNLDKEAIKSIENNNE
- a CDS encoding thioredoxin family protein, which translates into the protein MKKIIENSLEKSISYTEYRTFVKELLVAKKSTGNNQSDDLLNFSLLNDKRMKRLDKTIKISEKTIAKLKDVKEPQTWLVLTEGWCGDAAQNLPVINKIVEENSNIQLKVVLRDDNEVLMNAFLTNGGKAIPKLIALDKKNEVIGTWGPRPSIATKMVADYKAEHGALDAEFKESLQVWYNKNKGINLQDDITSLLE
- the rodA gene encoding rod shape-determining protein RodA, which translates into the protein MRQERNNIFENIDWLLILLYLLLVGFGWMNIYASSSTDTTRQFFDFSTKYGKQFIFIGLSIPLIVLVLFLNSKFYERFASVLYVLSLVLLAGVFIFGKKINGATSWYNFGGIGLQPSEFSKAFTALALAKLISDRKYNFKLLKNQLKAFAIIFLPALLIALQPDMGSVLIYFSFFFVLNREGLTLNYIVFGTISIILFILTIYFGANWILFSCLLLISSGLARGFYKDKRFLRFNALKIISLYLFTTLFIYGIGYTYENVLEPHQKDRFDILLGKTTDLKNKGYNTYQSKLTISSGGLVGKGFLQGDRTQGKFVPEQETDYIYSTVGEEWGFLGSSAVIIIFMLLLYRIIYLAENQTNKFGRVYGYGIASILFFHIVVNIGMVIGLLPTIGIPLPFFSYGGSSLWGFTVLLFIFIRLDAHKKYDF
- the mrdA gene encoding penicillin-binding protein 2, which codes for MKRSFLLLFLITLVGVIYIAKLFQLQIIEGANINPIQSSAVKIEYDYPERGYMYDRNGKLLVANQLSYDVMVVPKNVTPLDTLEFCNLLKIDTKSFKKRFKKAENFARWLPSVFLKQLAKEDFAYLQEKLPKYKGFYIQKRIIRDYPVKSAANILGFIAEVNEEKARTNNYYEQGELIGKMGVEKQYERVLRGVKGKKRFKRNNLNKITGSYKNGLYDTLAVTGKDLTLTIDSELQAYGELLMTGKRGGIVAIEPKTGEILALITAPSYDPNLLVGRKRSPNSVKLFNDTINMPTFDRGLQAMYPPGSPFKILNGLIGLQEEVIDKDFGVYCHHGYSYGSGRRQFMGCHCGITGRPIRLKTAIAKSCNSYFATVYKKIIDKSGNPKTGMDTWSKHVESFGLGNFLGYDLPVGRKGTVPDAAFYNKWYKNRWSATYTISNAIGQGEILTTPMQLANMTAAIANKGYFHTPHIVKKIDNETIKDTLYTAKRHTTIAPKHFPIAIQAMHEVFTNGTARGSQVKGIEICGKTGTSENKTKMVDGKKVQAKDHSIFIAFAPKDNPKIAIAIFVENGGYGSTIAAPITSLLIEKYLTGKISRKYVEDRMIHMSLQKEYEKLIKKNDTLASGTK
- the purH gene encoding bifunctional phosphoribosylaminoimidazolecarboxamide formyltransferase/IMP cyclohydrolase, which gives rise to MSNEKTIKSALISVFHKDGLEPIVKKLNDLGVTIYSTGGTESFIKDLGINVVPVEEVTSYPSILGGRVKTLHPKVFGGILNRQDHDGDVAEMQEYNIPQLDLVIVDLYPFEKTVASGAPEQDIIEKVDIGGISLIRAAAKNFKDTIIVSSMEQYGDFLNTITASNGTTTISDRKKLAAKAFNVSSHYDTAIFNYFNEDEVVYKASETTSKTLRYGENPHQKGYFFGDLDAMFDKLHGKELSYNNLLDVDAAVNLMNEFKGEAPTFAILKHNNACGFAQRENIYNAYVDALAGDPTSAFGGILIANTTIDKATAEEIHKLFCEVVIAPSFDDDALDILKGKKNRVLLIQKEVALPTQTVRTALNGVLIQDKDNITDKLEHLTYPTDTRPTTAQLDDLLFASKLCKNTKSNTIILVKNKQLLAGGTGQTSRVDALTQAITKAKTFNFDLNGAVMASDAFFPFPDCVEIAKNAGIESVIQPGGSIKDQLSIDYCNENNVSMVFTGTRHFKH
- a CDS encoding cupin domain-containing protein, producing the protein MKIKTINKKGDWSFPWTVALKNAMQNGSNNTVVGEHLLLETGEFKVWSIHLPIGQSLPFHKHNKSYFYTIKSEGKSRSFYTDGTVIETKYEKNDIKYFNDLDEENFFIHNLENIGNTTLIFTTVEFK
- a CDS encoding alkene reductase, with protein sequence MKNTLFTPYNMNGISLENRFLMAPMTRSRATQPNDVPNALMAEYYGQRASAGIIITEATQISLQGKGYAKTPGIYTQEQIEGWKLVTDEVHKKGSKIFLQLWHVGRVSSSQVNGLQPLAPSAKIAKETSVYIFDGVPNGDATFVPVEEPKEMTKNDINQVIEEFRIAAKNAIEAGFDGVEIHGANGYLIDQFLRSNSNIRKDEYGGTKENRIRILTEITQAVVNEIGTKKTGVRLSPFISFKDMNDPEILDTIMLASKKLEKLGVTYIHLCEADWDDAPEIPTDFRIQLRKVFSRTIIATGNKTPKEADELLGSNLVDLVGFGRKFLTNPDYPKRVKLNTKMNQISDNHTLFGGGTARGYTDYSFLIKK